The following are from one region of the Magallana gigas chromosome 6, xbMagGiga1.1, whole genome shotgun sequence genome:
- the LOC136276453 gene encoding uncharacterized protein — MDNATQRTQSVLQDGYDLPVYGLDTGWFLYIHVPALCCIFVSLFCASAVLIASFRSQSRSFFSWMRSERFVVYLSMCDALFNLTHSMDHLQMVITKDHVYPVELCEFYSFFLEVFSSAQFLMTNVAAFNAFGLIFLKKQFELGKYDWKLLLFTFGVPFVLSICALNLGYYGPTGSYCYFDAVKGAVANIFFTTVPMTTVLVANVVLYVLTWWKIHTESKRIKTMLGNEAQTVRASHKAAKLMSLFVAAFFVQWWALGIAIVWYKFAVVPKEFHTITVIFANIGGVVNGFVYIIIQRRKAHHGNKSSKNSGYSLKDSENSQRNVNVSVIDTKV; from the exons ATGGACAACGCCACACAAAGGACCCAGTCCGTTCTACAGGACGGGTACGACCTGCCTGTGTACGGCCTGGACACGGGCTGGTTCCTTTATATCCACGTTCCTGCTCTTTGCTGTATCTTTGTGAGCCTGTTCTGCGCCTCTGCTGTTCTCATAGCATCTTTCCGGAGCCAATCACGTTCTTTTTTCAGCTGGATGAGAAGCGAACGTTTCGTAGTTTATTTGTCGATGTGTGACGCACTTTTCAATTTGACTCATAGCATGGACCATCTTCAAATGGTTATAACCAAAGACCACGTGTATCCGGTAGAGCTGTGCGAGTTCTACTCTTTCTTTCTCGAGGTATTCTCATCCGCACAATTTTTAATGACTAACGTAGCAGCTTTTAACGCGTTCgggcttatttttttaaagaagcaGTTCGAACTTGGCAAATATGACTGGAAGCTTCTCTTGTTTACTTTTGGGGTACCTTTCGTGTTGTCAATATGTGCTTTGAATTTAGGATATTACGGACCTACAGGATCTTA ctGCTATTTCGATGCCGTAAAGGGAGCTGTTGCCAACATTTTCTTTACAACTGTTCCAATGACAACGGTTCTAGTCGCAAATGTGGTTCTTTATGTACTAACTTGGTGGAAAATCCACACGGAATCGAAGCGAATCAAAACCATGCTCGGAAACGAGGCACAGACAGTTCGCGCGTCTCACAAGGCGGCAAAACTGATGAGTCTGTTTGTGGCCGCTTTTTTCGTACAGTGGTGGGCCCTTGGCATTGCTATCGTCTGGTATAAGTTTGCAGTGGTTCCAAAGGAATTTCACACCATCACAGTCATATTTGCTAACATTGGGGGAGTGGTGAACGGGTTCGTGTATATCATCATCCAGAGAAGAAAGGCTCACCATGGAAATAAGTCCTCCAAAAATTCAGGATATTCCTTGAAGGACTCTGAAAACAGTCAGAGGAACGTCAATGTGTCGGTTATAGACACAAAGGTTTAG